A window of the Methanobacterium spitsbergense genome harbors these coding sequences:
- a CDS encoding DUF2101 family protein gives MSLFNKLGYYIIKLFSITGMLILSIPKIPEKLRNINSKDIREKMDTENLKDNISRLRDDVGFEEKLSQIRDDERIFRITGSEKRSKSSKKSEPYEEKSEKSDSSVVMIGGAFTSAQKERTVLTLQILSAAFVVVSILSIFHFISTIIYIPLGVVIVGYILYLLYNKIKLMYKNDFNAYRDFFLMYVAVGIILALVNTNSNFVMAYSFQLLPSLTILIFAVVAVLAVFLIFRIRYYRNFTYGTVIEAGKKTAYVKVEYDIRSNVKPDIYIVENNVGVVEGDYVKLQLEQKLMSMSGNKPISIIETVNIL, from the coding sequence ATGAGTTTATTTAACAAACTTGGATATTATATAATCAAATTATTTTCTATAACTGGAATGCTAATTTTATCAATACCCAAAATACCTGAAAAACTTCGAAATATCAACTCTAAAGATATTAGGGAGAAAATGGATACAGAAAATCTTAAGGACAATATATCACGTCTAAGGGATGATGTAGGTTTTGAAGAAAAACTATCACAAATAAGAGATGATGAAAGGATATTCCGTATAACAGGTTCAGAAAAAAGATCTAAATCCTCAAAAAAATCAGAACCATACGAAGAGAAATCTGAAAAATCTGATTCAAGTGTTGTTATGATAGGCGGTGCATTTACATCTGCGCAAAAGGAAAGAACCGTTCTAACCCTTCAGATATTATCTGCAGCATTTGTTGTTGTGTCTATTTTAAGTATTTTCCATTTTATATCAACAATCATATACATACCTCTAGGGGTAGTTATTGTTGGTTACATATTGTACCTACTTTATAATAAGATTAAATTAATGTACAAAAACGATTTTAATGCTTATCGTGATTTCTTTTTAATGTATGTTGCAGTTGGAATAATCCTTGCACTCGTGAACACCAATTCAAATTTTGTAATGGCATATTCGTTCCAATTATTACCATCACTCACCATACTTATTTTTGCAGTGGTAGCTGTTTTAGCAGTATTTCTCATATTCAGAATTCGTTATTACAGAAATTTCACATATGGAACTGTTATAGAAGCTGGTAAGAAAACTGCATATGTAAAGGTTGAATATGATATAAGATCCAATGTTAAACCTGATATCTATATTGTAGAAAATAATGTAGGTGTTGTTGAAGGAGATTATGTAAAACTTCAATTGGAACAAAAATTAATGAGTATGAGTGGTAACAAACCAATTAGCATAATTGAAACTGTAAATATTCTTTAG
- a CDS encoding 4-phosphopantoate--beta-alanine ligase: MIHKDHPRYESLKLRAMVVDAYKRGILADSGMIAHGRGEAFDYLLGEKTSNNAKKAVKAAAAALILAENPVISVNGNTTALVPREIVKLAKEIQCKIEINLFYRTPERISAIEKVFKDVCAENVLGNDHEEKESIKGLEGPRSSSSKEGIYIADVVLVPLEDGDRAEELVKLGKLLITIDLNPLSRTAKTASITIVDNIVRAIPNLIEAIQELKGADPSTLHQIIESFNNNENIQESLIKISKKYTGVEQ; this comes from the coding sequence ATGATACACAAGGATCATCCGAGATACGAATCATTGAAATTAAGGGCCATGGTTGTTGACGCCTATAAAAGGGGGATACTTGCTGACTCTGGAATGATAGCCCATGGGCGGGGAGAAGCATTTGATTATCTCTTAGGTGAAAAAACATCCAATAATGCTAAAAAAGCTGTGAAAGCTGCTGCTGCTGCACTTATTCTGGCTGAAAACCCTGTTATTAGTGTTAATGGTAACACTACTGCCTTGGTTCCTAGAGAGATTGTGAAGCTTGCAAAGGAAATACAGTGCAAGATTGAGATCAACCTATTTTACAGAACACCAGAAAGAATATCAGCCATAGAGAAGGTTTTTAAGGATGTATGTGCTGAAAATGTTTTAGGCAATGATCACGAAGAAAAGGAATCGATTAAGGGTCTTGAAGGCCCTAGATCAAGTTCTAGTAAGGAGGGAATTTACATTGCAGATGTTGTGCTTGTACCACTTGAGGATGGTGATAGGGCAGAAGAACTTGTGAAACTTGGAAAACTCCTAATTACAATCGACCTTAATCCACTTTCAAGGACTGCTAAAACTGCAAGTATAACAATTGTAGACAATATAGTGAGAGCAATACCTAATTTAATAGAAGCAATTCAGGAACTCAAAGGTGCTGATCCATCAACCCTACATCAGATAATAGAAAGCTTCAACAACAACGAAAATATACAGGAATCTCTAATAAAAATTTCAAAAAAGTACACCGGTGTAGAACAATGA
- a CDS encoding AAA family ATPase, whose product MKVIGVTGLPGSGKGVVSRVANKLGIPIICMGDVIRDEAKKRGEKTGDVAVELRKEYGEFVVAERCVETIKKYFNTKDNSPKNKIMVKSNIFMVEGIRSQYEVEIFNKNFKNFKVIAVHSTPKTRFKRLKRRKRPDDSKEKSEFLLRDKRELNFGIGNVIATADYMIINEGPIKKIKGIVRSILENEMQNDSKGKGKSNRRSG is encoded by the coding sequence ATGAAGGTTATTGGAGTAACAGGACTTCCAGGATCTGGAAAAGGTGTTGTTTCACGTGTGGCCAATAAATTGGGTATACCCATTATTTGTATGGGTGATGTTATAAGAGATGAAGCCAAAAAAAGAGGCGAAAAAACTGGAGATGTCGCTGTTGAACTACGTAAAGAATATGGAGAATTTGTAGTTGCCGAACGTTGTGTTGAAACCATAAAAAAATATTTCAACACCAAAGACAATTCACCCAAAAATAAAATCATGGTTAAATCCAATATATTCATGGTAGAGGGTATTAGAAGCCAGTACGAAGTTGAGATATTCAACAAAAACTTCAAGAACTTCAAGGTTATAGCAGTACATTCAACTCCCAAAACCAGATTTAAACGTTTGAAAAGAAGAAAAAGACCGGATGATTCAAAAGAAAAATCTGAATTTTTGCTTAGAGATAAAAGGGAACTCAACTTTGGAATAGGTAATGTAATTGCAACAGCAGATTATATGATTATTAATGAAGGTCCAATAAAGAAAATTAAAGGTATTGTAAGGAGTATACTTGAAAATGAAATGCAAAATGACAGCAAAGGCAAGGGTAAATCCAACAGAAGATCTGGATAA
- a CDS encoding RNA-binding domain-containing protein, translating into MKCKMTAKARVNPTEDLDKVITAISNIFKFDELEIGDGYVVVTGENDSLIPLRDSLKERKIRDTAERMFIKGAEKGKITFSLSKQAAFVSIPNIVDREMSALGEIDVTIETDNETVFMEWMTQK; encoded by the coding sequence ATGAAATGCAAAATGACAGCAAAGGCAAGGGTAAATCCAACAGAAGATCTGGATAAGGTTATAACAGCCATCTCAAACATATTTAAATTTGATGAACTTGAAATTGGCGATGGTTATGTTGTTGTTACAGGAGAAAATGATTCTCTTATACCACTAAGAGATTCTCTGAAAGAAAGGAAAATACGGGACACTGCAGAAAGAATGTTTATAAAGGGAGCCGAAAAAGGCAAAATAACCTTTTCATTGAGTAAACAAGCAGCTTTTGTTTCAATTCCCAACATAGTTGATAGGGAAATGTCAGCGCTAGGCGAAATAGATGTAACCATTGAAACAGACAATGAAACAGTTTTCATGGAGTGGATGACCCAAAAATAA
- a CDS encoding TIGR00289 family protein produces MDAAVLFSGGKDSTMAVYKAIEEGYNIKYLVTMISENSESYMFHVASIHITELSSEAMEIPLIVAKTLGEKEKELDDLKRVLIELKGKGVKAIFAGALASEYQKSRIDNLCHEIGLESHAPLWHRDPKEYMEEIIELGFDVILTSVSAEGLDESWLGRNVDSNLLEDVIVLNKKYGMHMAFEGGEAETLVLDCPIFKKHIKILESSNVWDRDNGYLLITKVILVDK; encoded by the coding sequence ATGGATGCAGCAGTACTTTTCTCAGGAGGTAAAGATAGTACAATGGCAGTTTATAAAGCCATTGAAGAAGGATATAATATTAAATATCTTGTTACAATGATCTCTGAGAACTCTGAGTCTTACATGTTCCATGTTGCAAGCATACATATAACCGAACTGTCATCAGAAGCTATGGAAATTCCACTTATTGTTGCTAAAACCCTTGGTGAGAAAGAAAAGGAACTTGATGATTTAAAAAGGGTTCTAATAGAATTGAAAGGTAAAGGTGTTAAAGCAATATTTGCAGGTGCACTGGCATCAGAGTATCAGAAATCAAGAATTGATAATTTATGCCATGAAATTGGACTAGAATCACATGCTCCTCTTTGGCACAGAGATCCCAAGGAGTACATGGAAGAGATCATAGAATTAGGTTTTGATGTTATACTGACAAGTGTATCAGCAGAAGGTCTTGATGAGTCTTGGCTCGGGAGAAATGTTGATAGTAACCTTTTAGAGGATGTTATTGTTTTAAACAAAAAATATGGTATGCACATGGCATTTGAAGGTGGAGAAGCTGAAACACTTGTTCTAGACTGTCCAATTTTTAAAAAACATATAAAAATTCTTGAATCATCTAATGTATGGGACAGAGATAATGGATACCTTTTAATTACCAAGGTAATACTTGTTGATAAGTAA
- a CDS encoding PepSY domain-containing protein: MDLKEGWEKKALLGVGIIIFIIIGYAYFAPFTGTPTSNITQNQTTPAQMVPVPYAMPSSNNSTSNNNSTTNGTYIITAEQAKTIAINANQGFSAGSVTQGNVKINETSFPVWVVTITNKAISKTVFVDAKSGNILQPT, from the coding sequence ATGGATTTAAAAGAAGGCTGGGAAAAAAAGGCACTATTGGGTGTGGGTATTATAATTTTTATTATAATTGGATATGCTTATTTCGCACCATTTACAGGTACTCCAACATCAAATATAACACAGAATCAAACAACACCCGCACAAATGGTTCCAGTACCATATGCAATGCCCTCATCAAATAATTCTACTTCTAACAATAACTCAACTACCAACGGAACATATATTATAACAGCTGAACAAGCGAAAACTATTGCAATAAATGCTAACCAAGGTTTTTCAGCTGGTTCTGTAACACAGGGTAATGTTAAAATTAATGAAACATCATTTCCAGTATGGGTTGTAACCATCACAAATAAAGCAATTTCTAAAACCGTTTTTGTAGATGCTAAGTCAGGTAACATTCTTCAACCTACCTGA
- a CDS encoding class III signal peptide-containing protein, giving the protein MDQRAQISVEYILLVAIVMLIVIVFAVIITDQNEQNNVASAAQLGATNATANLIFTNTGQSPVKVTSVSMTNGTTINMTIHFSRSVTGQESVIIDSITKSLNSAGYTNTSKTTNSVTLTTSTGVSVRHTYFITLA; this is encoded by the coding sequence ATGGACCAGCGAGCACAAATATCTGTTGAGTACATTTTATTAGTTGCAATTGTAATGTTAATTGTAATAGTATTTGCAGTGATAATTACCGATCAAAATGAACAAAACAATGTTGCCAGTGCTGCTCAACTAGGGGCTACAAATGCTACAGCTAATCTCATATTTACCAATACTGGTCAATCTCCTGTAAAGGTGACCTCGGTTTCTATGACAAACGGTACCACTATAAACATGACAATACACTTTTCAAGATCTGTGACAGGTCAAGAGAGTGTGATTATTGATAGTATTACTAAATCTCTTAATTCTGCAGGATATACTAATACTAGTAAAACCACTAATAGTGTTACTTTAACAACGTCTACTGGTGTGAGCGTAAGGCATACATACTTTATAACACTCGCTTAA
- a CDS encoding M42 family metallopeptidase: MKDLLKKLADAPGVSGFEDEVRDIMINELKDSVDKIEIDQLGNLIATRNGKPDGKKIMLAAHMDEIGLMIRYIDKNGFIKFSKIGGINDQMLLNQEVSIHTSNGIVTGVIGSKPPHRMKEAERKKVIDYENMFIDIGVSDKEEAENIVKLGDPITIKQEFTELGKLYKGKALDNRIGCAVLVEVMKKAESDATIYGVGTVQEEVGLKGAKTAAFKLNPDMALALDVTIAGDHPGIKEEDAPAKTGKGPGIILTDASGRGLITHPKIKELLISVADEEEIPYQLEVSEGGTTDATAIHLTREGIPTGVISPPTRYIHTPVSVVAMEDVENAVKLILAVLERI, translated from the coding sequence ATGAAGGATCTATTAAAAAAACTTGCAGATGCTCCTGGAGTCTCAGGATTTGAAGATGAAGTTAGAGATATAATGATCAACGAGCTTAAGGATAGTGTTGATAAAATTGAAATTGATCAGCTTGGTAACTTGATTGCAACTCGCAATGGTAAACCAGATGGCAAAAAGATAATGCTTGCAGCCCACATGGATGAAATAGGGTTAATGATCCGTTACATTGATAAAAATGGATTTATTAAATTTTCAAAAATTGGGGGAATTAATGATCAAATGCTTTTAAACCAGGAAGTAAGCATACACACTTCCAATGGTATCGTTACAGGAGTTATTGGTTCAAAACCACCTCATAGAATGAAAGAAGCTGAAAGGAAAAAGGTAATTGATTACGAGAATATGTTCATTGATATTGGTGTTTCTGACAAGGAAGAAGCAGAGAATATAGTGAAACTAGGGGATCCAATAACAATCAAACAGGAGTTCACTGAACTTGGTAAACTATACAAAGGCAAGGCTCTAGATAACAGGATAGGATGTGCAGTTTTAGTCGAGGTTATGAAAAAAGCTGAGAGCGATGCAACCATATATGGTGTTGGAACTGTTCAAGAAGAAGTTGGACTAAAAGGTGCAAAGACTGCTGCATTTAAATTAAATCCAGACATGGCTCTGGCACTAGATGTTACAATAGCCGGAGATCATCCGGGAATAAAAGAAGAAGATGCTCCTGCAAAGACTGGTAAAGGTCCAGGAATAATACTAACAGATGCAAGTGGTAGGGGACTCATTACACATCCAAAAATTAAAGAACTTCTAATAAGTGTTGCAGATGAAGAGGAAATACCATACCAGCTGGAAGTAAGTGAAGGAGGAACAACAGATGCAACTGCAATCCACCTTACAAGAGAAGGTATACCAACAGGAGTTATATCTCCACCAACACGTTACATCCATACACCTGTGAGTGTAGTTGCAATGGAAGACGTTGAAAATGCAGTAAAACTAATTTTAGCAGTTTTAGAAAGAATTTAA
- a CDS encoding ATPase domain-containing protein, with the protein MERLKSGIDGIDDITGGFPIGRSMLVTGDAGSGKTIFALQFAKSSCKQGFKTVYITTEEDASDLYTQGESFNWDLKTFTDNNILSFTELAGIRAKVTEAEMSIDIGAMKGNFSKFINELPEDTQTVIIDNIGSYTAKLTPYEFRDRFDLLIYELKKRNITALVVLDSATSSEFNEIALFSVYGALKLMKRENPYTGRRERVMDIVKMRSTKTPTQFISYEINSNGIIMI; encoded by the coding sequence TTGGAAAGGTTAAAAAGTGGGATAGATGGAATTGACGATATAACTGGTGGTTTTCCAATTGGGAGATCAATGCTTGTGACAGGGGATGCAGGTTCGGGTAAGACAATTTTTGCTCTTCAGTTTGCAAAGAGCAGCTGTAAACAAGGATTTAAAACTGTTTACATAACAACTGAAGAAGATGCATCAGACCTTTATACACAGGGAGAATCATTTAATTGGGATCTGAAAACATTTACAGATAATAATATCTTAAGTTTCACTGAACTTGCAGGTATAAGGGCAAAAGTTACAGAAGCTGAGATGAGCATAGATATAGGTGCTATGAAGGGTAACTTCTCAAAATTTATCAATGAACTTCCTGAAGATACTCAAACAGTTATCATTGATAACATAGGTAGTTACACAGCTAAATTAACACCATATGAATTCAGAGACCGTTTTGACCTCTTGATTTACGAACTTAAAAAACGGAACATCACAGCACTTGTAGTACTTGACAGTGCAACTTCAAGCGAGTTTAATGAAATAGCTCTATTCTCTGTTTATGGTGCATTAAAATTAATGAAACGTGAAAATCCATATACTGGCCGCCGAGAACGTGTTATGGATATAGTTAAGATGAGAAGTACCAAAACACCAACACAGTTTATTAGTTATGAAATAAATTCAAATGGAATTATCATGATATAA
- a CDS encoding methanogen output domain 1-containing protein produces MSNVKILVVEDESIVAMDIKHRAEGLGYSVTGITPSGEGAIQKAAETLPDLVLMDIVLKGDMDGVEAAQKIRDSLDIPVVYLTAYSDEKTLKRAKVTEPFGYIIKPFEDRELHSAVEVALYKHKMESKLKESEKWLSTTLESIGDAVIATDENGKIKFMNPVSMDITGWGEGEAMGKNLNEVFNITKEGSGAPIDNPVSKVIDSNQIIDLKEPTILLTKDNKKVPIDDSTAPIRDKAGNIIGVALVFRDITERRKAEKEREELLKEKARGELSSFVVSALPVFASSIPPQVRNNIAKSFADSFEKNMKPKFDEEFIKCTGNSVTNDILFNCYIDWLADFLFNLGISTEKTVEKDKSYFKFKNCPWLTEAGSSPMFCLICRAMVIRSFTWTSIRGSVEQTTCMADGGSNCDFEFKFSMDQKG; encoded by the coding sequence ATGTCGAATGTAAAAATTCTCGTTGTTGAAGATGAAAGCATTGTTGCAATGGATATTAAACACCGGGCCGAAGGTCTTGGTTATTCAGTTACAGGAATAACCCCATCTGGAGAAGGTGCCATTCAAAAAGCAGCAGAAACTCTGCCAGATCTTGTGCTTATGGATATTGTACTTAAAGGAGATATGGATGGAGTAGAAGCTGCTCAAAAAATACGAGACAGTTTAGATATTCCAGTTGTGTATTTAACAGCATATTCTGACGAAAAAACATTGAAAAGAGCCAAGGTAACAGAGCCATTTGGATATATAATCAAACCATTCGAAGATAGAGAACTTCACAGTGCAGTTGAGGTAGCGCTTTACAAACATAAAATGGAAAGTAAACTTAAAGAAAGTGAAAAATGGCTTTCAACCACCCTTGAAAGTATTGGTGATGCAGTAATTGCAACAGATGAAAATGGTAAGATCAAGTTCATGAACCCTGTTTCAATGGATATCACAGGATGGGGAGAAGGCGAAGCAATGGGAAAAAATCTCAACGAAGTTTTCAATATCACCAAAGAAGGAAGTGGAGCACCAATTGATAATCCTGTTAGCAAAGTAATTGACAGCAACCAAATAATAGATCTTAAAGAACCAACAATTCTATTAACCAAAGATAATAAAAAGGTTCCAATTGACGACAGCACTGCACCCATAAGGGATAAAGCAGGAAATATAATAGGTGTAGCACTTGTTTTTAGAGATATTACCGAAAGAAGAAAGGCAGAAAAAGAAAGGGAAGAACTTTTAAAGGAAAAAGCAAGAGGAGAACTATCAAGTTTTGTTGTAAGTGCATTGCCTGTTTTCGCCTCAAGCATACCTCCACAAGTGAGGAATAATATTGCAAAGAGTTTTGCAGACAGTTTTGAAAAAAATATGAAACCCAAATTTGATGAAGAATTTATCAAATGTACTGGAAATTCTGTAACCAATGACATATTATTCAACTGCTACATTGATTGGCTGGCTGATTTCTTATTTAACCTGGGTATAAGCACCGAGAAAACTGTTGAAAAGGATAAAAGTTATTTCAAATTCAAAAACTGTCCATGGCTAACAGAAGCAGGATCAAGTCCAATGTTCTGCCTGATATGCCGTGCAATGGTAATAAGAAGTTTCACATGGACTTCTATTAGGGGCAGTGTTGAACAAACAACATGCATGGCAGACGGAGGAAGTAATTGTGACTTTGAATTTAAATTTTCAATGGATCAAAAGGGTTAA
- a CDS encoding tyrosine-type recombinase/integrase — translation MDDLFKIFIQNRDVKSGTIELYSQIIKDYSKFLDKTPSEWISEAESEEEKDDPPIRMRNRSIKKYLLNYKDHLVERDLSPRTISTRLTVVRFFYSDFNIDLPRSRSKKIVYKEGIEDLPSRDEIKLALSFSNIKYQSVILLMLSSGMRSSDIRALKYSDFLTSLKDYIKIPKKRFISVDEVVDLLEETSEIIIPTWRITAIKTNTKFFTFSSPESLEKIIEYLKSEPPKTLNRYLFRSGRYPDKPISSRAFMGYFNYLNKKCGLGKPYKQNKLRSHALRKYFGTTLGRVGLQQLTIDRLMAHKVDAVTDAYIKPDITSLKEQYMQCVEELSIENVKVKVYEVDSKDKKRLDSLEKKYEELLKLHEEKDEYNKLP, via the coding sequence ATGGACGATTTGTTTAAAATATTTATCCAAAATCGGGATGTAAAATCTGGAACAATTGAACTATATTCACAGATTATAAAAGATTATAGCAAATTTTTAGATAAAACTCCCTCAGAATGGATAAGTGAAGCTGAATCTGAAGAAGAAAAAGATGACCCTCCTATCAGAATGCGAAATAGATCCATCAAGAAATATTTATTAAATTATAAAGATCATTTGGTTGAGAGAGATCTAAGTCCTAGGACCATATCAACCAGACTAACTGTTGTAAGATTTTTTTATTCTGATTTTAACATTGACCTTCCTAGGTCCAGGTCTAAAAAAATTGTGTATAAAGAAGGAATTGAAGATCTTCCAAGTAGAGATGAAATCAAATTAGCATTATCTTTTTCTAATATCAAATATCAAAGTGTAATTCTATTAATGTTGTCTTCAGGTATGCGATCATCTGATATTCGTGCTCTCAAATACAGCGACTTTTTAACCTCCTTAAAGGATTATATCAAAATACCTAAAAAGAGATTTATTAGTGTAGATGAGGTTGTTGATTTATTAGAAGAAACCAGTGAAATTATAATTCCAACCTGGAGAATTACAGCCATAAAAACAAATACAAAATTTTTCACATTTAGTTCTCCTGAAAGTCTTGAAAAAATAATTGAATATCTAAAATCAGAACCACCAAAAACTCTCAATAGATACCTTTTTAGAAGTGGAAGATACCCAGATAAACCTATAAGTTCCAGGGCATTTATGGGATATTTTAACTATTTAAATAAAAAATGTGGATTAGGAAAACCCTATAAACAAAATAAATTAAGATCACATGCACTACGAAAATATTTTGGAACAACACTTGGAAGAGTGGGACTTCAACAACTCACAATAGATCGTTTAATGGCTCATAAGGTAGATGCAGTTACAGATGCTTATATTAAACCTGATATAACAAGTTTAAAAGAACAATATATGCAATGTGTCGAAGAATTGTCAATAGAAAATGTTAAAGTAAAGGTTTATGAAGTTGATAGTAAAGATAAAAAACGTTTAGATAGCCTTGAAAAGAAATATGAAGAATTATTAAAACTTCACGAAGAAAAGGACGAATATAACAAATTACCATAA
- a CDS encoding peptidoglycan-binding domain-containing protein: protein MATKCVFTALKKGNKGPVQTKILQHSLGLKEDGIYGPVTETTVKAYQKKRGLVIDGIAGPITCTALNIWCTKPSSSTKVCSPATTFMMQPNNYTCGVTCLRMAASKHGLNPKYETVMALTGCNPTNGTGHSEKGKNGKWKNGMKGFITSHQGMGLAYAESFYRKDLSLNGLRQKIRECYDVYINLMTGPLEGWADYPHWVLVQCIDDDYVYINDPDRGSMIRQEKSDMEKAMDLNGNPDSIIAK from the coding sequence ATGGCAACAAAATGTGTATTTACAGCATTAAAGAAAGGAAATAAAGGACCAGTACAAACAAAAATACTACAACATAGTTTAGGATTAAAAGAAGATGGAATATATGGACCTGTAACTGAAACAACAGTTAAAGCATACCAGAAAAAGAGAGGACTTGTAATTGATGGAATAGCAGGGCCAATAACATGTACCGCATTAAATATTTGGTGTACTAAACCATCAAGTTCAACTAAGGTATGTTCACCAGCAACCACATTTATGATGCAACCCAACAACTACACTTGTGGGGTTACTTGTTTAAGGATGGCTGCTTCAAAGCATGGTTTAAATCCTAAATATGAAACTGTAATGGCATTAACGGGATGTAACCCTACAAATGGAACAGGACACAGTGAAAAAGGAAAAAATGGAAAATGGAAAAATGGGATGAAAGGTTTCATCACTTCACATCAAGGTATGGGTTTAGCATATGCAGAAAGTTTCTACAGGAAAGACCTAAGTTTAAATGGTTTAAGACAGAAAATCAGAGAATGTTATGATGTTTATATTAACTTGATGACTGGTCCACTTGAAGGATGGGCTGATTATCCACATTGGGTTTTAGTTCAGTGCATTGACGATGACTACGTATATATCAATGATCCAGATCGCGGATCAATGATAAGACAGGAAAAATCTGATATGGAAAAGGCAATGGACTTAAATGGAAATCCGGATAGTATTATAGCCAAATAG
- a CDS encoding GIY-YIG nuclease family protein, protein MYGYIYKIQNLVNKKIYIGQTTQKPWNRWNDHLKLLKKNIHYNIHLQNSYNKFGKSSFQFKVLNYATSKLSLDSLEIGYIKKYKSTDDNYGYNLKEGGSNGKHSIETIIKLSGKNNQQYGKKGKLSPNFGKKLSEKTKLKISNSHKGRYYGKNNPFFGKQIGKYRGTFYSMRNQNPWARVWQTQIWYKGKSKSLGYFNDPISGQIVHDFVKKEIYRK, encoded by the coding sequence ATGTATGGTTATATCTACAAAATTCAAAACTTAGTAAATAAAAAAATATATATTGGACAAACCACTCAAAAACCTTGGAATAGATGGAATGACCATTTAAAATTATTAAAAAAGAATATTCATTACAATATCCATTTACAAAATTCATATAATAAATTTGGAAAATCTTCATTTCAATTCAAAGTTCTAAATTATGCAACATCCAAATTAAGTTTAGATTCTCTCGAAATTGGATATATTAAAAAATATAAGTCCACTGATGATAATTATGGATATAACCTCAAAGAAGGAGGATCTAATGGTAAACATTCAATCGAAACCATAATTAAATTGTCAGGGAAAAATAATCAACAATATGGTAAAAAAGGAAAATTGAGTCCAAATTTTGGTAAAAAACTTTCTGAAAAAACTAAATTAAAAATTTCAAATTCACATAAAGGAAGATATTATGGAAAAAATAACCCCTTTTTTGGAAAACAAATTGGGAAATATAGGGGTACTTTTTATTCTATGAGAAATCAAAATCCATGGGCTCGTGTTTGGCAAACACAAATTTGGTATAAAGGAAAATCAAAATCTTTAGGTTATTTCAATGATCCAATCTCAGGACAAATAGTTCATGATTTTGTTAAAAAAGAAATATATAGGAAATAA